A genomic segment from Nitratiruptor sp. YY08-10 encodes:
- a CDS encoding TniB family NTP-binding protein: protein MTRKEYLGELPEKTRKILECGKKERIEFIKKPKFIRHPKALKLFKKLTDLMNEPKKDRIRSFLLVGDSNNGKTAMVKKFYEMNVYKNDDEMLFFEHVMLIQAPNRADLHDLYNKMFQFFVVPYRKDEPISERENKIKHYCEVNQVRMIIIDEIQGALIGSITKQMEFMNGIKNLSNILKIPIVLVGTPKGVSLVSSDHQLKSRFVPTKIKKWTFDEDYLSLLYAIEMTLPLKKPSLIYENESLAKEILELSDGLIGDIVTICELLAIEAIESGKEKIDKKMLKEIEYVPAYDREGVIYADEI from the coding sequence ATGACTCGAAAAGAATATCTTGGCGAACTTCCGGAAAAGACCAGGAAAATATTGGAATGCGGTAAAAAAGAGAGGATCGAATTTATTAAAAAACCAAAATTCATCAGACACCCCAAAGCACTCAAACTGTTTAAAAAACTTACAGATCTGATGAACGAACCGAAAAAAGACAGGATAAGATCCTTTCTCCTTGTTGGAGATTCAAACAATGGAAAAACCGCAATGGTAAAGAAATTTTACGAGATGAACGTATATAAAAACGACGACGAAATGCTCTTTTTCGAACACGTGATGCTGATTCAGGCACCAAACAGAGCCGATCTGCACGATCTTTACAACAAAATGTTCCAGTTTTTCGTGGTTCCTTACCGAAAAGACGAACCGATAAGCGAAAGAGAGAACAAAATAAAGCATTATTGCGAAGTCAATCAGGTTCGAATGATCATTATAGACGAAATTCAGGGTGCACTAATCGGAAGCATAACCAAACAGATGGAATTTATGAACGGAATAAAAAACCTCTCCAATATTCTGAAAATCCCTATAGTTTTAGTAGGAACTCCCAAAGGGGTAAGCCTCGTAAGCTCCGATCATCAGCTAAAAAGCAGATTCGTACCGACAAAAATCAAAAAATGGACATTTGACGAAGATTATCTCTCTTTACTTTACGCAATCGAGATGACACTTCCTTTAAAAAAACCTTCTCTCATTTACGAAAACGAGAGTCTCGCCAAAGAGATCCTGGAACTCAGCGACGGACTAATCGGAGATATTGTCACTATATGCGAACTCTTGGCTATTGAAGCAATTGAGAGCGGAAAAGAAAAGATAGACAAAAAAATGCTCAAAGAAATAGAGTATGTCCCCGCGTATGACAGAGAAGGCGTTATCTATGCCGACGAAATCTAA
- a CDS encoding Mu transposase C-terminal domain-containing protein produces MRKLAAGETVFYQGKPYIIEGFENLDKIVCKDTKGNFKILNITELDEEHQGTEQSYPPPAESMNDKFYQTALKRLEIIKPLLQARSKQAVRERAKEYGYCVQTLYNWINAYIESGNSILALMPKYEKRGGKGKTRIGKEQKKIIDEIIMHRYLSRQKITVAQITREINAILYKKGLEPVSYNTVNRIIKQIDERTVYKSREGRNRYLNNLKPSANSFEVSRPLEVIQIDHTPLDLQIVDETYRKPIGRPYLTLALDVYSRMIYGFYLTLDAPSLYSVGQTLYMGLLPKEKYLQKVGIKGEWNIFGIPDTIHVDNAKEFRSRGLKTFCEIFGINLEFRPKGMPFFGGHVERIIKTINMQVHSLSGTTFSNPHERGDYKSEKKAVFTLKELESYIAEWIVNVYHKTPHNGLNGMTPEEKFSEGLRGENGLPVPIRILDSTEEKKFARISLLPFEERKITKQGVSLFKLRYYDEALSVFIKPKSNDKYIFRYDPKDLNQIYFYHPDLREYIEIPGVKKLYPPPTKWELDTVAKETKRYRQREIHNEMVYDAILRLRKREEEASKKTKQARRKKENRKIRSPLSNKEQQNTRKPVSGTAKPKIKKFDIDFED; encoded by the coding sequence ATGCGTAAACTAGCAGCCGGCGAAACGGTGTTTTATCAAGGAAAACCGTATATTATCGAAGGTTTTGAGAATCTGGACAAAATTGTATGCAAAGATACGAAAGGAAATTTCAAAATCTTAAATATCACGGAACTTGACGAAGAACACCAAGGAACAGAACAAAGTTATCCGCCTCCCGCAGAGAGTATGAACGACAAGTTTTATCAAACGGCTTTAAAAAGACTTGAAATCATAAAACCTCTGCTGCAAGCCAGAAGCAAACAGGCGGTCAGAGAAAGAGCGAAAGAATACGGATATTGCGTACAGACACTCTATAATTGGATCAACGCCTATATCGAAAGTGGAAACAGCATACTCGCTCTTATGCCAAAATATGAAAAAAGAGGCGGAAAAGGAAAAACGAGAATCGGAAAAGAACAGAAAAAAATAATCGACGAGATAATTATGCATAGATATCTTTCACGGCAAAAAATAACCGTTGCACAAATTACAAGAGAAATCAACGCCATCCTTTACAAAAAAGGACTGGAACCCGTTTCTTACAATACCGTCAACCGAATCATAAAACAGATAGACGAAAGAACCGTATACAAAAGCAGAGAGGGCAGAAACAGGTATCTTAACAATCTAAAACCCTCGGCCAACTCTTTCGAGGTATCCCGTCCTCTCGAAGTCATACAGATTGACCACACCCCTCTGGATTTGCAGATAGTAGACGAGACATACAGAAAACCTATCGGGAGGCCGTATTTGACTCTGGCTCTGGACGTTTACAGCAGAATGATCTACGGCTTTTATCTTACGTTAGACGCACCAAGCCTCTATTCGGTGGGACAGACTCTTTATATGGGTCTGCTTCCGAAAGAAAAGTATCTGCAAAAAGTGGGCATAAAAGGTGAATGGAATATATTCGGTATTCCCGATACCATTCACGTTGACAACGCAAAAGAGTTTAGAAGCAGAGGATTGAAAACTTTCTGTGAAATATTCGGTATCAATCTCGAATTTCGTCCGAAAGGCATGCCTTTTTTCGGGGGGCATGTGGAAAGAATCATCAAAACCATAAATATGCAAGTCCATTCGCTAAGCGGAACCACGTTTTCCAATCCCCACGAAAGAGGAGACTATAAATCGGAGAAAAAAGCGGTATTTACCCTGAAAGAGCTCGAAAGCTATATCGCCGAATGGATAGTTAATGTCTATCACAAGACTCCCCACAACGGATTGAACGGCATGACTCCCGAAGAAAAGTTCTCCGAAGGATTAAGAGGAGAAAACGGTCTTCCCGTACCGATAAGAATTCTCGACAGCACCGAAGAGAAAAAATTCGCAAGAATTTCTCTTCTTCCTTTCGAGGAAAGAAAAATAACGAAACAGGGGGTTTCCCTTTTTAAACTTAGATATTATGATGAAGCTCTGTCGGTGTTTATTAAACCGAAAAGCAACGACAAATATATATTCCGGTACGATCCTAAAGATTTAAACCAAATTTATTTCTATCATCCCGATTTACGGGAGTACATAGAAATACCCGGCGTTAAAAAGCTTTATCCCCCTCCTACGAAATGGGAACTGGATACCGTTGCGAAAGAAACCAAGAGATACAGACAAAGAGAGATACACAACGAAATGGTATACGATGCCATACTAAGATTAAGAAAAAGAGAAGAGGAAGCCTCAAAAAAAACAAAGCAGGCCAGAAGAAAAAAAGAGAACAGAAAGATACGGTCTCCTTTGTCAAATAAGGAGCAACAGAATACGAGAAAACCAGTTTCTGGCACAGCCAAACCGAAAATAAAAAAATTCGATATAGATTTCGAAGACTAA
- a CDS encoding TnsA endonuclease N-terminal domain-containing protein: protein MLEFEEEIASYEEQPLKIKNYIPDILAKTKDGQYILIEVKYSQETENPDKKLSKKFDVLEKYCNNIGWKFRLFTEKDVKEPYFSNLSFIYRYITLKPDEKILSYVDRIGETNIAKLLEYGFNASDIYALIAQGRMQTNLYKKLSPESRIRIGNA from the coding sequence ATGCTTGAATTTGAGGAAGAAATAGCCTCCTATGAGGAACAACCGTTAAAAATCAAAAACTATATACCCGATATCCTTGCCAAAACGAAAGACGGTCAATACATTTTGATTGAGGTTAAATACTCTCAAGAAACCGAAAATCCGGATAAAAAGCTCTCAAAAAAATTTGATGTTCTTGAAAAATATTGTAATAACATCGGATGGAAGTTTAGACTATTTACGGAAAAAGACGTTAAAGAACCCTATTTTTCAAACCTCTCTTTTATATATCGCTATATAACTTTGAAACCTGACGAAAAAATTTTGTCATACGTGGACAGGATCGGAGAAACCAATATAGCAAAACTGTTGGAATACGGTTTTAACGCCTCGGATATTTACGCCCTCATAGCTCAAGGCAGGATGCAAACAAATCTGTATAAAAAACTCTCTCCCGAATCCAGAATAAGGATAGGCAATGCGTAA